One genomic window of Streptomyces sp. NBC_01498 includes the following:
- a CDS encoding SAM-dependent methyltransferase, with protein MTDNGTVDLKLDEAHSARMYDYYLGGTTNFPADREAAGKALAAFPSLLATARINRRFMQRSTRYLAERGATQFFDIGTGIPTSPNLHEIAQATTPSAHVVYTDNDPIVLAHARALLHSRPEGRTAYVHADVTDPAALLATPDIRATLDFTRPIALSLNALLHFVTDDRVEGGAHGIVERLKDALPSGSTLTITHVTPDFDPEGIARLTGAYRASGTPGQARSHADIVRLFDGWELLEPGVVPSQRWRPDPDDHADNITDTEAACYAGIARKP; from the coding sequence ATGACGGACAACGGCACGGTGGACCTGAAACTGGACGAGGCGCACTCGGCGCGGATGTACGACTACTACCTCGGCGGCACGACCAACTTCCCCGCCGACCGGGAGGCCGCCGGCAAGGCACTCGCCGCGTTCCCCTCCCTCCTCGCCACGGCCCGGATCAACCGGCGCTTCATGCAGCGCTCCACCCGGTATCTCGCCGAGCGGGGCGCCACCCAGTTCTTCGACATCGGGACCGGTATCCCCACCTCGCCCAATCTGCACGAGATCGCACAGGCGACGACGCCCTCGGCGCACGTGGTCTACACCGACAACGACCCGATCGTCCTGGCCCATGCCCGCGCGCTGCTGCACAGCCGTCCCGAGGGGCGCACCGCCTACGTCCACGCGGATGTCACCGATCCCGCCGCGCTCCTGGCCACGCCGGACATCCGCGCGACGCTCGACTTCACCAGACCGATCGCGCTGAGTCTCAACGCGCTGCTGCACTTCGTCACCGACGACCGCGTCGAGGGCGGTGCCCACGGCATCGTCGAGCGCCTCAAGGACGCCCTGCCGTCGGGCAGCACCCTCACCATCACGCATGTCACCCCCGATTTCGACCCCGAGGGCATCGCCCGGCTCACCGGCGCCTACCGCGCCTCGGGCACGCCGGGCCAGGCGCGGTCCCACGCGGACATCGTCCGCCTGTTCGACGGCTGGGAGCTGCTGGAGCCCGGCGTCGTACCGAGCCAGCGGTGGCGGCCCGACCCCGACGACCACGCGGACAACATCACGGACACGGAGGCCGCCTGCTACGCCGGGATAGCCCGCAAGCCGTGA
- a CDS encoding RNA polymerase sigma factor, which produces MYERIGRLGLTFDAFHDHHRRLWMRYAHTQIGGRAAAESVVDAVAARLGRHWQHVLAQESVPRYAWAVLKEEIRRWLDARGLHPALVDTAAFHAAIGKMFLDRTRDGADLLADELGLYAAIAGLPERQYDVVVLRFVLGVEEEQVAEYLGIDAATVRSQVRHARRRLARHLDLYDTGTSGSGTGTRETAE; this is translated from the coding sequence ATGTACGAACGCATCGGACGGCTCGGCCTGACCTTCGACGCCTTCCACGACCACCACCGCAGGCTCTGGATGCGCTACGCGCACACGCAGATCGGCGGCCGGGCCGCGGCCGAGTCGGTGGTCGACGCCGTCGCCGCCCGCCTCGGACGGCACTGGCAGCACGTCCTGGCACAGGAGTCGGTGCCCCGCTACGCGTGGGCGGTGCTCAAGGAAGAGATCAGACGGTGGCTGGACGCGCGCGGACTGCACCCGGCCCTGGTGGACACCGCCGCCTTCCACGCCGCGATCGGGAAGATGTTCCTGGACCGGACGCGCGACGGGGCGGACCTGCTGGCGGACGAACTCGGGCTGTACGCCGCCATCGCGGGCCTGCCGGAGCGTCAGTACGACGTCGTCGTGCTGCGTTTCGTCCTCGGCGTGGAGGAGGAACAGGTCGCGGAGTACCTGGGCATCGACGCGGCCACCGTACGCTCACAGGTACGGCACGCGCGGCGCCGCCTCGCGCGCCACCTCGACCTGTACGACACCGGAACGAGCGGGTCCGGCACCGGAACGCGCGAGACGGCAGAGTAG
- a CDS encoding TMEM165/GDT1 family protein, with translation MSFDPLALLTAFGLIFLAELPDKTMFASLAMGTRMRPLYVWFGTSTAFAVHVAIAVGAGSLLGMLPEVAVKLVSAALFAFGAVVLLRGGDEDDEEGAGSVVTGFWPVYTTAFMAVFISEWGDLTQITTANLAASNGWVPTAIGSLLALMSVSALALLAGRFIARRVPLRTVKRIGAACMAALAVWTLIEAFVG, from the coding sequence ATGTCCTTCGACCCCCTGGCGCTCCTCACCGCCTTCGGGCTGATCTTCCTCGCGGAACTCCCCGACAAGACCATGTTCGCCTCCCTGGCCATGGGCACCCGGATGCGCCCGCTGTACGTATGGTTCGGCACCTCCACCGCCTTCGCCGTGCACGTCGCGATCGCCGTCGGCGCCGGAAGCCTGCTCGGGATGCTCCCGGAAGTGGCCGTCAAGCTCGTCTCCGCCGCCCTGTTCGCGTTCGGCGCCGTCGTGCTGCTGCGCGGCGGGGACGAGGACGACGAGGAGGGCGCGGGCTCCGTCGTCACCGGCTTCTGGCCCGTCTACACCACCGCGTTCATGGCCGTCTTCATCAGCGAGTGGGGCGACCTCACCCAGATCACCACCGCCAACCTGGCCGCGAGCAACGGCTGGGTGCCGACCGCGATCGGCTCGCTCCTCGCGCTGATGTCGGTCTCCGCCCTGGCCCTGCTGGCGGGCCGCTTCATCGCCCGGCGGGTCCCGCTCAGGACCGTGAAGCGCATCGGCGCCGCGTGCATGGCCGCCCTGGCCGTCTGGACGCTGATCGAGGCGTTCGTCGGCTGA